The following proteins are encoded in a genomic region of Sorangiineae bacterium MSr12523:
- a CDS encoding amidase, giving the protein MDRRTFLGVTISGILAQFGSGCARSGVTPSLTSAPRPRGLELEEASIADLAGRMARGDCSSRELVDAYLARIEAVDRKGPALKSVLEINPEAQAIATRLDEERRSKGARGPLHGIPLLVKDNIDTGDRMQTTAGSLALLGTPALRDAHVVARLRDAGAIILGKTNLSEWANMRDSHSVSGWSARGGLTKNPYVLNRNTSGSSSGSASAVAANLAAAAIGTETDGSIVSPAQLCGLVGLKPTVGLVSRAGIIPIAHSQDTAGPMTRTVADTAILLGAIAGADPRDPATSGARAERDYTRFLTRDGARGARIGVLRGERWMTPALMATLDAAIAALRKLGATVVEIEAHAPEEAARAGARALGDIAKAVEAPELEVLLYELKADMAAYLATRTNQPLRTLDDLVKFNVQRAREEMPWFRQDLFDRALQKGPLDTPAYREALVACRKLAREEGIDRTVRENKLDAIVTLTGGVAWVTDFVHGDAITGSMSTLAAVAGYPSITVPCGAVHGLPAGVLFFGPAWSEPALLRIAYAYEQATHLRTKPTFLPSLEN; this is encoded by the coding sequence ATGGATCGACGGACGTTCCTCGGCGTGACGATTTCGGGCATTTTGGCGCAATTTGGGAGTGGCTGTGCCCGGAGCGGGGTCACGCCGTCCCTCACGAGCGCGCCGCGGCCGCGCGGACTCGAGCTGGAGGAAGCCTCCATCGCCGATCTGGCCGGGCGCATGGCGCGCGGCGACTGCTCGTCGCGGGAGCTAGTGGACGCGTACCTCGCACGCATCGAGGCCGTCGATCGCAAGGGGCCGGCGCTGAAATCCGTGCTCGAGATCAACCCGGAGGCGCAGGCCATCGCCACGCGCCTCGACGAAGAGCGGCGCAGCAAGGGCGCACGCGGGCCGCTGCACGGCATACCGCTGCTCGTGAAGGACAACATCGATACGGGCGATCGCATGCAGACGACCGCAGGTTCGCTGGCGCTGCTCGGGACGCCCGCCCTGCGCGATGCCCATGTGGTGGCGCGGTTGCGGGACGCCGGCGCCATCATCCTGGGCAAGACGAACTTGAGCGAGTGGGCGAACATGCGCGACTCGCACTCGGTCAGCGGGTGGAGCGCCCGCGGCGGGCTCACGAAGAATCCCTACGTGCTCAATCGCAACACGAGCGGCTCGAGCTCGGGCTCCGCGTCCGCCGTCGCCGCAAACCTCGCCGCCGCGGCCATCGGCACCGAGACGGACGGATCCATCGTGAGCCCGGCGCAACTCTGCGGGCTCGTGGGCCTGAAGCCCACGGTGGGCTTGGTCAGCCGCGCGGGCATCATCCCCATCGCGCACTCGCAGGACACGGCCGGCCCCATGACCCGCACCGTGGCCGACACCGCGATTTTGCTTGGCGCCATTGCCGGCGCCGACCCGCGCGATCCCGCGACGAGCGGCGCACGCGCCGAACGCGACTACACGCGATTCCTCACGCGGGACGGTGCCCGCGGTGCGCGCATCGGAGTGCTCCGCGGCGAGCGCTGGATGACCCCTGCCCTGATGGCCACCCTGGATGCGGCCATCGCGGCGTTGCGAAAGCTGGGCGCCACGGTCGTCGAGATCGAAGCGCACGCGCCCGAGGAAGCCGCACGCGCCGGGGCCCGCGCGCTGGGCGATATTGCGAAGGCCGTGGAAGCCCCCGAGCTGGAAGTGCTGCTCTACGAGCTCAAGGCCGACATGGCGGCGTACCTGGCCACGCGCACGAACCAGCCTTTGCGCACCTTGGACGATCTGGTGAAGTTCAACGTGCAGCGCGCCCGCGAAGAGATGCCCTGGTTCCGGCAGGATCTCTTCGACCGCGCCCTGCAAAAGGGCCCGCTCGACACACCGGCGTACCGCGAGGCCTTGGTCGCGTGCCGCAAGCTCGCGCGCGAAGAAGGTATCGATCGCACCGTGCGCGAGAACAAGCTCGACGCCATCGTCACCCTCACCGGCGGCGTGGCCTGGGTCACGGACTTCGTGCACGGCGACGCCATCACGGGCTCGATGTCGACGTTGGCCGCGGTGGCCGGCTACCCGAGCATCACCGTCCCGTGCGGTGCCGTGCACGGACTGCCGGCGGGCGTTCTCTTTTTCGGCCCCGCGTGGTCCGAGCCTGCGCTCTTGCGCATCGCCTACGCGTACGAGCAAGCGACGCACCTTCGCACGAAGCCGACGTTCCTTCCGAGCCTCGAGAACTAG
- a CDS encoding LysR family transcriptional regulator codes for MNLASLDLNLLVALQALLSEESVSRAAQRVGLSQPATSHALQRLRDIMGDPLLVRVGSRMELTPRAQALRVPLSEALAQVQGLFVADTFEPAMSERRFSVMMPDHVLNLILPPLRERIRSEAPRVRVDVAPWRGPGVMTAEFARTIDLVIACTGSEFPGFHGQRLFSDTDAIAIRKDHPERACIGQMEPFLATPHVAVYGRGQREDPVDTWLRENGVERRIALVVPSYLQALHMVSCSDLIAVVPRRQIEVLGGVLGLDAVQPPLDPGSFEEIMFHPTRAQVDPGSIWLRKHVLAIGARFA; via the coding sequence ATGAATCTTGCTTCGCTCGACCTCAACCTTCTCGTAGCGCTCCAGGCTCTTCTCTCCGAGGAGAGCGTCAGCCGCGCTGCGCAGCGCGTGGGCCTTTCGCAGCCTGCGACCAGCCACGCCCTGCAGCGCCTGCGGGACATCATGGGCGATCCTTTGTTGGTGCGCGTGGGCTCGCGCATGGAGCTCACGCCCCGCGCGCAGGCCTTACGCGTGCCGTTGTCGGAGGCGCTGGCTCAGGTGCAGGGGCTCTTCGTGGCCGACACCTTCGAGCCAGCGATGAGCGAGCGCCGGTTCAGCGTGATGATGCCCGACCACGTTCTCAACTTGATCCTGCCGCCGCTTCGCGAACGCATTCGCAGCGAGGCTCCGAGGGTTCGCGTGGACGTAGCGCCCTGGCGTGGACCGGGCGTGATGACCGCCGAGTTCGCGCGCACGATCGACTTGGTGATCGCCTGTACCGGGTCGGAATTTCCTGGCTTCCACGGCCAGCGCCTCTTTTCGGACACCGATGCCATCGCCATCCGCAAGGATCACCCGGAGCGCGCCTGTATCGGGCAGATGGAGCCTTTTCTCGCGACGCCACACGTGGCCGTCTACGGCCGCGGCCAGCGCGAAGATCCCGTGGATACGTGGCTGCGCGAGAACGGTGTGGAGCGCCGCATTGCGCTCGTGGTGCCGAGCTATCTGCAAGCGCTGCACATGGTCTCGTGCTCCGATTTGATCGCCGTCGTCCCTCGCCGGCAGATCGAGGTGCTCGGGGGCGTGCTCGGTCTCGATGCCGTCCAACCCCCGCTGGATCCGGGATCGTTCGAAGAGATCATGTTCCATCCGACGCGCGCCCAGGTCGATCCGGGATCGATCTGGTTGCGCAAGCACGTGCTCGCGATCGGAGCGAGGTTCGCCTAG
- a CDS encoding nuclear transport factor 2 family protein — protein sequence MESNENKRLLQHVYAELAKGNSRPLVESLADDVRWTVPGTTKWSKTYVGKESVLRDLLAPLRAKFATPYKATATRFIAEGDCVVVEARGDVMTKSNMPYNNAYCFVYRFAEGKVRELVEYADTELVTSALGDPTEASPPG from the coding sequence ATGGAATCGAACGAGAACAAGCGACTCTTGCAGCATGTTTATGCGGAACTGGCCAAGGGCAACTCGCGGCCGTTGGTGGAGTCTTTGGCGGACGACGTGCGCTGGACGGTGCCGGGCACGACGAAATGGTCCAAAACCTACGTGGGAAAGGAATCCGTACTCCGCGATCTTCTCGCGCCACTTCGGGCGAAATTCGCGACCCCCTACAAGGCCACGGCGACTCGCTTCATCGCCGAAGGCGACTGCGTCGTCGTGGAGGCACGCGGCGATGTCATGACCAAGAGCAACATGCCCTACAACAATGCCTACTGTTTCGTGTACCGCTTCGCCGAGGGCAAGGTGCGCGAGCTCGTCGAATACGCCGACACCGAGCTCGTCACCTCCGCGCTCGGCGATCCTACAGAGGCTTCGCCGCCTGGATGA
- a CDS encoding carboxypeptidase regulatory-like domain-containing protein produces MNRRTWIALGALAAVLFAFAVYRFRHRGDVAASGERGDPAAPESTASDVTASDRDLSRGSVSGRVTDTAAKPIAGAQVCAFASSDRLVSVDKRVPRCVTTGADGRYRIDDLLVASYEVTASAVNYQPARWVNAEKTGRALTLASGEARENIDLVLTGGGVQVRGRVQDISGGPVVGALVTVLSTDQAMFGPEGAANAVAQSDGKGEWQVWVSPGRISAQATAEGYADGSKDGVAPGQFIEIALTPESVLQGRVVEAGTDTPVAGARVSANGNAIMFGPGGGGEHTALTDAEGRFRISRLEPGRYKPDAKTPHRWGTARESVLLGVGETSGEVLIEAHPAATVSGRITFSDGKGCPQGAVNLSEKGKGEFRWAKADDDGKVRVEALLPGTYQVEVWCKDAALEDKYEPITLAEKDIDGLVWKVNAGLSMSGVVVDAKGEPVAGVTLFARTRGGDGRDPRSRTGWGNTQSEKDGSFRIRGLLAGTYSVDVRREGIATPKEPLDVKVDRDVSGLRITLPAGGSIEGTVVDGSGAPVAGANVQAKGSSWGWNQTSTRDDGTFALKGINPGDYRVSASHGWSAMRAPGTKDDDVQGVSTAVKAGETARVKVVVESQKDEIRGRVVDDGGQPVTDAFVDAERESDSASKAQGQAGRSMRWAWGRRTPVLTELDGRFTLTKLSPGTYTVRAFRKGGGETMAEKVRAGTEVTLTIRQTGSISGVVVGSKGSSPERFSVTLRDEKTGVSRDESFFRTGGAFALRDLPAGDFVVSAEAAEGRALTKVQLEQGAKREGLRLELEGNATLRGRVVALDNGQPIPGMVVFARPAKGGSSGMMSMGGSMGDQDRKNVTDAEGRFEIERCPAGRVIVSAYPNDFRGSEFSPIYVPLTVDAGRTNEVAPLRAPRKRTKGFDMGGDLGFVLQERSPDADLEQARNIVSVVRPGSAAAKAGLVVGDEIVSVDGQDVVGPNGYLYRSLSNVPEGTSISLGLKRGGQVVIQAAKPL; encoded by the coding sequence ATGAATCGACGCACGTGGATCGCCTTGGGCGCGCTGGCTGCGGTGCTGTTCGCGTTCGCCGTGTATCGCTTCCGCCATCGCGGCGACGTGGCGGCTTCGGGCGAGCGAGGCGATCCTGCTGCACCCGAGTCCACCGCTTCCGACGTCACCGCGAGCGATCGCGATCTGTCGCGCGGCAGCGTTTCGGGGCGCGTCACCGACACGGCGGCGAAGCCCATTGCCGGAGCCCAAGTCTGCGCCTTCGCTTCGTCGGACCGCCTCGTCTCGGTCGACAAGCGCGTTCCGCGTTGCGTGACCACGGGTGCCGATGGGCGCTACCGCATCGACGACCTGCTCGTCGCAAGCTACGAGGTGACCGCGTCGGCGGTGAATTACCAGCCCGCACGCTGGGTCAACGCAGAGAAGACAGGACGCGCGCTCACCTTGGCATCGGGCGAGGCACGCGAGAACATCGATCTCGTTCTCACCGGGGGCGGCGTGCAGGTCCGCGGGCGCGTGCAGGACATCTCGGGTGGTCCCGTCGTCGGTGCGCTGGTGACCGTGCTGTCGACCGACCAAGCCATGTTTGGTCCAGAAGGCGCCGCCAATGCGGTGGCGCAAAGCGATGGCAAGGGCGAGTGGCAAGTTTGGGTCTCGCCGGGCCGAATCTCCGCGCAGGCCACGGCGGAGGGATACGCCGATGGCTCGAAGGATGGCGTCGCGCCAGGGCAGTTCATCGAGATTGCGCTCACGCCCGAATCGGTGCTGCAAGGTCGCGTCGTCGAGGCGGGCACCGACACGCCCGTGGCCGGAGCGCGCGTGTCCGCGAATGGGAACGCCATCATGTTCGGCCCCGGCGGAGGAGGAGAGCACACGGCGCTCACCGATGCGGAAGGGCGCTTTCGCATTTCGCGGCTCGAGCCCGGCCGCTACAAGCCGGATGCGAAAACGCCGCATCGATGGGGCACCGCCCGCGAGAGCGTTCTCCTTGGCGTGGGCGAGACGTCCGGCGAGGTGCTCATCGAAGCCCACCCGGCAGCCACCGTGAGCGGCCGCATCACGTTCAGCGACGGCAAAGGCTGTCCACAAGGCGCGGTGAACCTCTCCGAAAAAGGCAAGGGCGAGTTCCGCTGGGCCAAGGCCGACGACGACGGCAAGGTGCGTGTCGAAGCCTTGCTCCCCGGCACGTACCAGGTCGAAGTCTGGTGCAAGGACGCGGCGCTCGAGGACAAGTACGAACCCATCACGCTCGCCGAAAAGGACATCGACGGCCTCGTGTGGAAGGTCAACGCGGGGCTTTCCATGAGCGGCGTCGTCGTCGACGCCAAAGGAGAGCCCGTGGCCGGCGTAACGCTCTTCGCGCGCACCCGCGGAGGCGATGGCCGCGATCCGCGCAGCCGTACCGGGTGGGGCAACACCCAGAGCGAGAAGGATGGAAGCTTCCGCATCCGGGGCCTGCTCGCGGGTACGTACAGCGTCGATGTGCGGCGTGAAGGCATCGCCACGCCCAAGGAGCCGCTGGACGTCAAAGTCGATCGCGACGTGAGCGGATTGCGCATTACGCTTCCCGCCGGCGGCTCCATCGAAGGCACCGTGGTCGATGGATCGGGTGCACCCGTCGCGGGCGCGAACGTGCAGGCGAAGGGCAGCTCGTGGGGCTGGAACCAAACGTCCACGCGCGACGATGGGACCTTCGCCCTCAAGGGCATCAACCCGGGCGACTACCGCGTTTCCGCCTCCCACGGTTGGTCGGCCATGCGCGCCCCCGGCACCAAAGACGACGACGTGCAAGGTGTCTCCACGGCGGTGAAGGCCGGGGAAACGGCCCGCGTGAAGGTCGTCGTCGAGTCCCAAAAAGACGAAATCCGCGGCCGCGTCGTCGACGACGGCGGCCAGCCGGTCACCGACGCCTTCGTCGACGCCGAGCGTGAATCGGACAGTGCGAGCAAGGCGCAGGGGCAGGCCGGTCGCTCGATGCGATGGGCCTGGGGCCGTCGCACGCCCGTCCTCACGGAGCTCGACGGGCGCTTCACCCTCACGAAGCTGTCCCCGGGAACGTACACCGTGCGCGCCTTCCGCAAAGGGGGTGGCGAGACGATGGCCGAAAAGGTGCGCGCGGGAACGGAGGTCACGCTCACCATTCGCCAGACGGGATCCATCTCGGGCGTCGTCGTGGGGAGCAAAGGCTCGTCGCCCGAACGCTTCTCGGTGACCTTGCGCGACGAGAAAACGGGCGTCTCGCGCGACGAAAGCTTTTTCCGCACGGGCGGCGCCTTCGCGCTGCGCGATCTTCCGGCGGGCGACTTCGTCGTCTCCGCCGAGGCCGCCGAGGGACGCGCGCTCACCAAAGTGCAACTCGAGCAAGGGGCCAAGCGCGAAGGCTTGCGCCTCGAGCTCGAAGGCAATGCCACCCTGCGCGGCCGCGTCGTTGCACTCGACAACGGGCAACCCATTCCGGGCATGGTCGTCTTCGCCCGGCCGGCGAAAGGAGGCTCGTCGGGGATGATGTCGATGGGCGGTTCGATGGGGGACCAGGACCGCAAAAATGTCACCGATGCGGAGGGCCGATTCGAGATCGAGCGCTGTCCCGCGGGGCGCGTCATCGTGAGCGCATACCCCAATGACTTCCGCGGCTCGGAATTTTCCCCGATTTACGTTCCGCTCACCGTCGACGCGGGAAGAACGAACGAGGTTGCCCCGCTCCGTGCGCCGCGCAAGCGCACCAAAGGATTCGACATGGGCGGCGATCTCGGCTTCGTCCTCCAAGAGCGCTCGCCGGACGCGGATCTCGAGCAGGCGCGCAACATCGTGAGCGTGGTGCGGCCGGGCAGCGCCGCGGCGAAGGCCGGCCTCGTGGTGGGCGATGAAATCGTCAGCGTGGACGGGCAGGACGTCGTCGGCCCGAACGGCTACCTCTATCGTTCCTTGAGCAACGTGCCCGAGGGAACGAGCATTTCCCTCGGGCTAAAACGGGGCGGGCAGGTGGTCATCCAGGCGGCGAAGCCTCTGTAG
- a CDS encoding amidohydrolase family protein — protein sequence MLTLGGLLGGCQAHVAAAKPPESATLGRIRGIRAARMFDAKAGRIVNNAVVRIEGDRIVSVTEGAPADPTVVDLGNVTIIPGMIDAHSHILSNGDKSYLEMLVEKSEAYRTLEGVANARNVLRAGFTTVRDCGNEGLMYADVSLRDAIAKGLVEGPRMFVATRAIAAVGGYMPFGVSPDLAHPPSGAQFVSGVEETRRAAREQIQHGADLLKLYADFPEGWGTFTVHPTLTVDEMKAAVDIAHTAGHKVAAHATSKQGIRNAIAAGVDSIEHGENADPEILRLMRDRGVVLVPTVAALANLLADAPASGLRRERYLKRIANSPRLVRDARDAGVKIAAGFDASESADDGHNAMEAIMLVAYGLSPVEALRAATLRGAELIGWDDRIGSIEKGKIADLVAVEGDPTKDIHALGHVTFVMKDGAVAWDVRDVSGASLSPTRPRGPARPTR from the coding sequence ATGTTGACGCTTGGGGGGCTCCTCGGGGGCTGCCAGGCGCATGTGGCGGCGGCCAAGCCACCGGAGAGTGCGACGCTGGGGCGCATTCGTGGGATCCGGGCGGCGCGGATGTTCGACGCCAAGGCCGGACGCATCGTGAACAACGCGGTGGTCCGGATCGAGGGAGACCGCATCGTTTCGGTGACCGAAGGCGCACCGGCGGATCCCACCGTCGTCGACTTGGGCAACGTCACGATCATCCCTGGAATGATCGATGCGCACTCGCACATTCTCTCGAACGGCGACAAGTCTTATCTGGAGATGCTCGTCGAGAAATCCGAGGCGTACCGCACGCTCGAAGGCGTCGCCAATGCTCGCAACGTGCTGCGCGCTGGGTTCACCACGGTACGAGACTGCGGCAACGAAGGGCTCATGTATGCAGACGTTTCCCTGCGCGATGCGATTGCCAAAGGGCTCGTGGAGGGACCGCGCATGTTCGTCGCCACACGCGCCATCGCGGCGGTCGGCGGGTACATGCCCTTTGGCGTGTCGCCCGATCTCGCGCACCCTCCTTCCGGTGCCCAGTTCGTGAGCGGCGTCGAGGAAACGCGGCGAGCCGCCCGTGAACAGATTCAGCATGGCGCGGACTTGCTCAAGCTTTATGCGGATTTTCCCGAGGGCTGGGGTACCTTCACCGTCCACCCCACGCTCACCGTCGACGAGATGAAGGCCGCCGTCGATATCGCCCACACCGCTGGCCACAAAGTCGCGGCGCACGCCACCTCGAAACAAGGGATCCGCAACGCCATCGCAGCAGGCGTCGACTCCATCGAGCACGGAGAGAACGCCGATCCGGAGATCCTCCGACTCATGCGCGATCGCGGCGTCGTCCTCGTTCCCACGGTCGCCGCCCTGGCAAACCTCCTCGCCGACGCCCCCGCCAGCGGCCTACGACGCGAGCGCTACCTCAAACGCATCGCCAATAGCCCGCGCCTCGTGCGCGACGCACGCGATGCTGGCGTCAAGATCGCGGCAGGTTTCGATGCCAGCGAATCCGCCGACGACGGTCACAACGCCATGGAGGCCATCATGCTCGTGGCCTACGGCCTCTCACCCGTGGAAGCCCTCCGCGCCGCCACGTTGCGCGGCGCGGAGCTCATTGGGTGGGATGACCGCATCGGCTCGATCGAGAAAGGCAAAATCGCCGACTTGGTCGCCGTCGAAGGCGACCCGACCAAGGACATCCACGCCCTTGGTCACGTCACCTTCGTCATGAAAGACGGCGCCGTCGCTTGGGACGTGCGCGACGTCAGTGGAGCGTCCCTATCTCCGACTCGACCGCGCGGGCCAGCTCGCCCGACGCGATGA
- the hutH gene encoding histidine ammonia-lyase — translation MSAVLVGKPFSLRDLEDVALRGRAVEFHPEARAKVVASRAAIDRVALQGDDAPSIYGVNTGFGALSETRIGANDIRALQRNLVRSHATGVGPDLSIAEVRGMMLLRAQVLAIGHSGVRPVLVEQLIEMLNKGVHPRIPSQGSVGASGDLAPLAHLALAMIGEGEASVEASVRASADPKAGYRPVHIPGADALGMVGIAPLSLEAKEGLALINGTQYMASLGTLMLLEAERLCTASDIAGAMSLEALKGTKRPFDERLQVARPHPGQASVASNLRALLTDSEIMESHRDCGKVQDAYSLRCMPQVHGATRDALGWVRSVLEREVNSVTDNPSVFLDEKGEPDIISGGNFHGQPLALALDLAAMAVAELANISERRVEQLVNPAFSTGLTPFLAPGSGLHSGFMIAQVASASLVSENKVLCHPASVDSIPSSAGKEDHVSMGSVSARKLREIVANVRNAIAIETMVASAGLDQRKPLTPSRGVRAAHAKVRELVAPLTEDRPLYKDIAAVSALIASGELARAVESEIGTLH, via the coding sequence ATGTCCGCTGTCCTCGTCGGCAAACCCTTTTCTCTGCGAGACCTCGAAGACGTCGCCCTCCGGGGGCGCGCCGTGGAGTTCCACCCCGAAGCCCGCGCAAAAGTCGTTGCATCGCGCGCGGCCATCGATCGCGTCGCCCTCCAAGGCGATGATGCGCCGAGCATCTACGGCGTCAACACCGGCTTCGGTGCGCTGAGCGAAACGCGCATCGGTGCCAACGACATTCGTGCGCTGCAGCGAAACCTGGTGCGCTCCCACGCGACCGGCGTCGGCCCCGATCTGTCGATTGCCGAGGTGCGCGGGATGATGCTGCTGCGCGCGCAGGTGCTGGCCATCGGGCACTCCGGCGTGCGCCCGGTGCTGGTCGAGCAGCTGATCGAGATGCTCAATAAAGGTGTGCACCCGCGCATTCCGTCCCAGGGATCGGTGGGCGCCTCGGGCGATCTCGCCCCGCTCGCGCATCTCGCGCTGGCCATGATCGGGGAAGGCGAGGCGTCGGTCGAAGCCTCGGTGCGGGCGAGCGCCGACCCCAAGGCCGGCTACCGCCCCGTGCACATTCCGGGCGCCGATGCGCTGGGCATGGTGGGCATTGCGCCGCTTTCGCTGGAGGCCAAGGAGGGGCTCGCGCTCATCAACGGCACCCAGTACATGGCATCGCTGGGCACCTTGATGTTGCTCGAGGCCGAGCGCCTGTGCACGGCATCGGACATCGCGGGTGCGATGAGCCTGGAGGCGCTGAAGGGGACGAAACGTCCCTTCGACGAGCGGCTGCAGGTGGCGCGTCCGCACCCGGGGCAAGCCTCGGTGGCGAGCAATTTGCGCGCGCTGCTCACGGACAGCGAAATCATGGAGAGCCACCGCGATTGCGGCAAGGTGCAGGACGCCTACAGCCTTCGCTGTATGCCGCAGGTCCACGGTGCAACGCGCGACGCACTCGGCTGGGTGCGCTCGGTGCTCGAGCGGGAGGTGAACAGCGTCACCGACAACCCGAGCGTCTTTTTGGACGAGAAGGGGGAGCCGGACATCATCAGCGGCGGCAACTTCCACGGGCAGCCGCTGGCGCTGGCGCTGGATCTCGCGGCGATGGCGGTGGCCGAGCTGGCGAACATCAGCGAGCGCCGGGTGGAGCAGCTGGTGAACCCGGCGTTTTCGACGGGGCTGACGCCGTTTTTGGCGCCGGGCAGCGGCCTTCACTCGGGCTTCATGATCGCGCAGGTGGCCTCGGCGTCGCTGGTGAGTGAGAACAAGGTGCTGTGCCATCCGGCGAGCGTGGATTCGATTCCGTCGTCGGCGGGCAAGGAAGACCACGTGAGCATGGGGAGCGTGAGCGCGCGCAAGCTGCGGGAGATCGTGGCCAACGTGCGCAACGCGATTGCCATCGAGACGATGGTCGCCTCGGCGGGGCTCGACCAGCGAAAGCCGCTGACGCCGAGCCGCGGTGTGCGCGCGGCGCATGCCAAGGTGCGCGAATTGGTGGCGCCTCTGACCGAGGATCGGCCGCTCTACAAGGACATCGCGGCGGTGTCGGCGCTCATCGCGTCGGGCGAGCTGGCCCGCGCGGTCGAGTCGGAGATAGGGACGCTCCACTGA
- a CDS encoding D-cysteine desulfhydrase family protein, whose protein sequence is MRPRIPLVHAPTPIVRSKALSSMLGVELYIKRDDITGGAESGNKLRKLEYLLGDALERRTTCVLTCGGAQSNHARSTAIASAMLGLRSILFLRTGENPDALRRDYTGNVLLDRLAGAEIRPVSADEYRDRTRIMGEAAEALVEVGERPYVIPEGGSNGLGAFGYVEAMRETRMQLEHGIAGGAAAFDLVAHACGSGGTAAGVVLGAAEYEVAHHVWTFAVCDDRAHFEQQIARVVAEARELEPSLSRLAPLTIDDSAKGPAYGVMSEEQRAFLIRVARTSGILLDPVYSGKALFGLAQAVARGAIPRGARVLFIHTGGLPGLLAQGANFEGAL, encoded by the coding sequence GTGAGGCCCCGCATCCCTCTGGTTCATGCGCCGACCCCCATCGTGCGCTCCAAAGCGCTCTCGTCGATGCTTGGCGTGGAGCTGTACATCAAACGCGACGACATCACCGGCGGCGCCGAGTCGGGCAACAAGCTGCGCAAGCTCGAGTACCTCTTGGGCGACGCCCTCGAGCGGCGCACCACCTGCGTACTCACCTGCGGCGGCGCCCAATCGAACCACGCCCGCAGCACGGCCATCGCCAGCGCGATGCTCGGCTTGCGCAGCATCCTCTTTCTGCGCACGGGCGAAAACCCCGACGCGCTCCGCCGCGACTACACGGGCAACGTCTTGCTCGATCGCCTCGCCGGCGCGGAAATTCGTCCCGTTTCGGCCGATGAATACCGCGATCGCACGCGCATCATGGGCGAAGCCGCCGAAGCGTTGGTCGAGGTGGGTGAACGCCCGTACGTCATCCCCGAGGGCGGCTCCAACGGGCTCGGTGCCTTCGGGTACGTCGAGGCCATGCGCGAAACGCGCATGCAGCTCGAGCACGGAATCGCGGGCGGCGCAGCGGCCTTCGACCTGGTGGCCCACGCGTGTGGCTCCGGCGGCACGGCCGCAGGCGTCGTCTTGGGCGCCGCCGAATACGAGGTCGCGCACCACGTGTGGACCTTCGCCGTCTGCGACGATCGCGCCCATTTCGAGCAGCAAATCGCCCGCGTCGTCGCCGAGGCGCGCGAGCTCGAGCCCTCGCTGAGCCGACTGGCCCCCCTCACCATCGACGACAGCGCCAAGGGCCCTGCCTATGGCGTCATGAGCGAAGAGCAGCGCGCGTTCTTGATCCGCGTCGCGCGCACGAGCGGCATCCTGCTCGACCCTGTTTACAGCGGCAAGGCGCTGTTCGGCCTCGCACAAGCCGTCGCCCGCGGAGCCATTCCGCGCGGGGCGCGCGTCCTGTTCATCCACACCGGCGGCCTGCCCGGTCTCCTCGCACAAGGGGCCAACTTCGAAGGCGCCTTGTGA